A genomic segment from Pollutimonas thiosulfatoxidans encodes:
- a CDS encoding branched-chain amino acid ABC transporter ATP-binding protein/permease, which translates to MSQSDNSVAIESGAAPHASSQGASALPPGAMRRRYGVEVITGIVLCMAPFLAPLIGAGPDLLGRVLIWGLFGLGFDLLFGYAGLLSFGQAAFYGTGSFVTAYLLTTGIIPNMLLALAAGMIVASLLGLIIGYLTLRRSGIYFAMSTLAFAEMIYFLEFGPLRDWTGGENGIPGIPEPSIDFGFYHLVIQPGWPMYTFLAVMFFLGFIIARRISLSPFGVILTAIRGNPVRAMAVGHKIQRYKLAVFVVAAAYGGVAGGLLGLFQGYMPPDAFNLHTSAELVIQTVMGGAGTLFGPLLGALIWLYLFEVLQFVDSVGPYWRLILGVIFVILVTVFRRGICGEFIAWRDKRMTNRLNRAMDNNPAKAGTGAASNRPAPQLVMRESPHVAKGTPVLRADNIAKHYGGLKAVKGVSIAVEEGELRGLIGPNGAGKSTFFKMLAGEIEPTLGEVYLRGDKITGIGVTQVCQMGMSKSYQVNELFDALTVRQNILMSVLGQKRGSFRFDALVSLHRVKGCAEQVEAAMALVELSHRADTPVHELSYGEKRRVEIGLALATGANVLLLDEPLAGMSPEERVHAIALLKSIRRGRTVLIVEHDMDAMFELADKITVLYDGNFLAEGTPDEIKASKAVQDAYLGGVEES; encoded by the coding sequence CCCTGCCACCCGGCGCCATGCGTCGCCGCTATGGGGTAGAGGTCATTACCGGTATCGTGCTTTGCATGGCACCGTTCCTGGCCCCCCTGATCGGCGCAGGCCCCGACTTGTTGGGTCGGGTGCTTATCTGGGGCCTGTTCGGCCTTGGGTTTGACCTGCTCTTTGGCTATGCCGGCCTGCTGTCTTTCGGTCAGGCGGCCTTTTATGGAACCGGCAGTTTCGTTACGGCCTATCTTCTGACGACGGGGATCATCCCCAACATGCTGCTCGCTTTGGCGGCAGGCATGATCGTCGCGTCGTTGCTGGGCCTGATCATCGGCTATCTCACCCTGCGTCGCAGTGGCATCTACTTTGCCATGAGCACCTTGGCGTTTGCCGAGATGATCTACTTCCTCGAGTTCGGTCCCTTACGAGACTGGACAGGTGGCGAGAACGGCATTCCGGGCATACCCGAGCCGTCCATCGACTTCGGCTTCTATCACCTGGTTATTCAGCCGGGCTGGCCGATGTATACCTTCCTGGCCGTCATGTTCTTCCTGGGCTTTATCATTGCCCGCCGCATCTCGCTTTCACCCTTCGGTGTCATCCTTACGGCCATCCGGGGCAACCCCGTCCGTGCCATGGCTGTGGGCCACAAGATCCAGCGCTACAAACTGGCTGTATTCGTGGTTGCTGCGGCTTATGGCGGTGTTGCAGGCGGCTTGCTGGGTCTGTTCCAGGGCTATATGCCACCCGATGCCTTCAACCTGCATACGTCGGCCGAGCTGGTCATCCAGACCGTCATGGGTGGGGCCGGTACGTTGTTCGGGCCACTATTGGGTGCACTGATCTGGCTGTATCTGTTCGAAGTCCTGCAGTTTGTTGATTCGGTCGGTCCCTACTGGCGACTGATCCTGGGCGTGATCTTCGTTATCCTGGTTACCGTGTTTCGGCGTGGTATCTGCGGGGAGTTCATCGCCTGGCGTGACAAGCGCATGACAAATCGTCTTAATCGTGCCATGGACAACAATCCGGCCAAGGCCGGAACGGGAGCGGCATCCAACAGGCCCGCACCCCAACTGGTCATGCGCGAATCGCCCCACGTCGCCAAGGGTACGCCCGTATTGCGTGCCGATAACATCGCCAAGCATTACGGCGGGCTCAAGGCAGTCAAGGGGGTGTCGATTGCCGTCGAAGAAGGCGAGCTGCGCGGCCTCATCGGTCCTAACGGCGCCGGCAAGTCCACGTTCTTCAAGATGCTGGCTGGCGAGATCGAGCCGACCCTGGGCGAAGTCTATCTGCGCGGCGACAAGATCACCGGCATAGGCGTGACGCAGGTTTGCCAGATGGGCATGAGCAAAAGCTATCAGGTCAACGAGCTTTTCGATGCGCTCACTGTGCGCCAGAACATCCTGATGTCCGTGCTGGGGCAAAAGCGTGGTTCATTCCGCTTCGACGCTTTGGTCAGTCTGCACAGGGTCAAGGGTTGCGCCGAGCAAGTCGAGGCCGCCATGGCGCTGGTCGAGCTTTCCCATAGGGCAGATACCCCTGTACACGAGCTCTCATACGGTGAAAAGCGTCGGGTCGAAATTGGCTTGGCACTGGCTACTGGCGCCAATGTCCTGCTGCTGGACGAACCATTGGCAGGCATGAGCCCCGAAGAGCGCGTGCATGCCATCGCCTTGCTCAAGAGCATACGCCGCGGCCGCACCGTGCTGATCGTAGAGCACGACATGGACGCCATGTTCGAACTGGCCGACAAGATCACCGTCTTGTACGACGGCAATTTCCTCGCCGAAGGCACGCCTGACGAAATCAAGGCCAGCAAGGCAGTGCAGGACGCTTACCTGGGAGGCGTAGAAGAATCATGA